Part of the Imperialibacter roseus genome, CAAAACTCCCAAACACATCCAGGAGGCGGCAAAAGCAGCCATTGATGAAGAGAAGTATTTTGCCTACTCGCCTGTAGCCGGCTACCAGGATCTCCGTGAGGCCATCGCCGCTAAATTCAGAAATGAAAACGGCCTTGAGTCGAAGGCAGAAAATATCGTGGTGTCTACTGGTGCCAAGCAGTCGATCTACAACCTGATGTCGAGCATCCTCGATCCGGGAGATGAAGTGATCATTTTCTCTCCCTACTGGGTGAGCTACTCTGACATCGTTCAGCTTTGCGACGGCAAGTCGGTATTGGTGTCGGGCACAATCGAAAATGGCTACAAGCCCACTCCGGCACAATTGGAAGCTGCCATTACGCCCAGAACAAAAGCATTGCTTTACTCCTCTCCCTGCAACCCTACCGGATCGGTTTTCAGCAAAGAAGAGTTTAAGGGCTTTGTGAAAGTGCTGGCCAAGCACCCACAAATCCTTATCCTGGCTGACGAAATCTATGAGCACATCAACTACGTAGGCAAACACATCAGCATCGGCACTTTCCCTGAAGTTAAAGACCGCACGGTGACTATCAACGGGATGGCCAAAGGCTTTGCAATGACCGGCTGGAGAATTGGATACATCAATGCACCCAAGGAGGTTGCGCAGGCTTGCGAAAAAATTCAAGGGCAGGTAACGAGCGGCACTAATACGATAGCACAGAGGGCAACTGTTTCTGCGCTGACTTCGGGGCTCGAGGCAACTGAGAAAATGTCAGCCATCTATCGCAAGCGCCGGGACATGGTATATGACCTCCTGAAAGAGGTTCCAGGCCTGAAAGTGAACATGCCGGAGGGAGCCTTTTATTTCTTCCCGGACGTCAGCCACTATTTTGGCAAGAGCGACGGTGAAATGACCGTAAAAGATGCTGATGATTTCTGTATCTACATTCTGGCCAAAGCCCATGTGGCATTGGTAACTGGCAGTGCGTTTGGCGACCCAAATGCGGTAAGACTTTCTTATGCTGCGTCAGAGGCCGAACTTCAGGAGGCAATCAAGAGAATTAAAGCGGCGCTGGCTGTTCTGAAATAACATCTTTTGAATACAATTGTCATCTTGAGCTTGTCGAAAGAGATTATTGAAACCAAATCGTCTTCGACAAGCTCAGACTGACATCCCTTCTTTAAAATTTCTTTTTTAAACTTATATATTTGGGCCGTTAACCCAATCATTTGTCCATGCCCTTCTCCTCCATTCAGGAAGTTTTCAACGCTTTTGAAAGCCTCAAAGTACTCGTCATCGGTGATGTGATGATCGACTCGTACATCTATGGCAACGCTGGCCGGATCTCTCCTGAGGCACCTGTGCCTGTTGTCAACGTCAATAAGAAAGAAAACCGACTCGGCGGTGCCGCCAATGTGGCGCTCAACATCCAGTCGCTGGGAGCCACCCCCATTCTTTGCAGTATCATTGGCGACGAGCTGGACGGCGAAACATTTTTTGAGCTGTTGAAAGCAAGAAACATTTCTTCCCAGGGCATCATCAAAAGCAGAGAGAGGATCACAACAGTTAAAACGAGAGTGCTGGCTGGCTCACAGCACATGCTCCGGGTCGACAGCGAAACCGACAAAGCCCTGACCGCTCTTGAGCAGCGTGCACTTATGGATCATATTCGTAATCTGGCAACAGGTTGCGACGTCATCATTTTTGAGGATTACGACAAAGGTGTACTTAACCCGGCCATCATTTCACAAACCATCAATCTGGCCAATGAGCTGGGCATCCCCACAGTAGTGGATCCAAAGAAAAGAAACTTTCTGGCCTACAGCGGTGCTTCGCTGTTCAAGCCCAACCTGCGAGAGCTGAAAGAAGGCCTGAAGCTGGAGTTCGATCACCACGACCTGGATCAGCTGTCGTCAGCAGTGAACCAGCTCAATGCTCATATGCCGGTTGAAAAAGCGCTCATCACGCTATCAGACAGAGGTGTTTACCTTACCGACCATGTGCAGTCCATCCACTACCCTGCCCATATCCGCCGCATTGCCGACGTATCGGGTGCTGGCGACACTGTGGTCAGTATTGCCGCACTTTGCGAGGCACTGCATTTGTCGCTGGAAGTGCAGGCAGAACTTAGCAACCTGGGCGGCGGCCTCGTGTGCCAGCACCTGGGTGTAATGCCCATCGAAAAGGAGAGCCTGCTTCAGGAAGCGCTGAAAAATGAAATGATTTTGAAACACCTAACGAATTGACAAAGAACCACTATCTATTTGGAGTGAAGAGCTTTAGTCCCTGGATAAAAACAAAGTCTTTTAAATTATAGGTAAATAGTTCCAAACCAGTAACAATGGCAGTCGCCGCAATCAGCGCATCAGGAAATGTAAGCCCGTGGCTCAGCCGATATTTGAGTAGCAATTCTACTGCCTTTATTGAGATGGCCTCGCTCAGAAGGGAAATATTGAATCGGGTTAATTTTTTATTCAGCCTGTTTAGATCACGTTTATTTAAAGCCCCCGACAACAACTCCATTTTTGTCACCACAGACAATAAAACATTGTCCAATCTTATTACGTTTTCTACAATTTCTCTGGTGGAGTCGTGGCGCTTTGCAGCTACATCCCAAAAGTCAATCATGACATCCGTGTCGCAAATTACGTTCTTTGCCATCCCTTAGCTCTCAAGTCCCTTGCACTGAGTTTTTTATTAGAAAAAATTTTCTCCAATCCAGTCAAGTCAATGGATTGATCACCCTTTAAAATGGTAACTCCATTTATTTTAAACGTCGGAGGCACAACTTCGTCGGGCGCAGAAACAACAAAGTCAAGGTGTTTTGACAGATCCTTCAGTGCCTCCAAAGTCTTCTTATTTTTATACTTAATGGTTACTTCCGCCATGAGCCTCTTTTTTCAAATTTAACAATCTGCAACCTAAATTCACTCATTCTCCGCTTTAAACTCTTCCAGCACCTCTTTCAATTGTCCCAAAGGTGCCTCAAAGTTCCTCTTGTTCTCCGCAAAAATAGCTACGCCGCAAGACACCAGGGTAATTGCAAGTGCGATGCCTACTCCCATCCAGTGCGCTTGCACGCCGCCAGGTACCCAAATCCTGAAGACAAGAAATACACCTATCGCTGAACTGACTGGAATAAGTATCCATTCGTACTGCCGTTTGAACTTATAGAACTGTTGCA contains:
- a CDS encoding pyridoxal phosphate-dependent aminotransferase, yielding MSFLSKRVNALAESATLAMAKKARELKSTGVDIISLSLGEPDFKTPKHIQEAAKAAIDEEKYFAYSPVAGYQDLREAIAAKFRNENGLESKAENIVVSTGAKQSIYNLMSSILDPGDEVIIFSPYWVSYSDIVQLCDGKSVLVSGTIENGYKPTPAQLEAAITPRTKALLYSSPCNPTGSVFSKEEFKGFVKVLAKHPQILILADEIYEHINYVGKHISIGTFPEVKDRTVTINGMAKGFAMTGWRIGYINAPKEVAQACEKIQGQVTSGTNTIAQRATVSALTSGLEATEKMSAIYRKRRDMVYDLLKEVPGLKVNMPEGAFYFFPDVSHYFGKSDGEMTVKDADDFCIYILAKAHVALVTGSAFGDPNAVRLSYAASEAELQEAIKRIKAALAVLK
- a CDS encoding bifunctional heptose 7-phosphate kinase/heptose 1-phosphate adenyltransferase codes for the protein MPFSSIQEVFNAFESLKVLVIGDVMIDSYIYGNAGRISPEAPVPVVNVNKKENRLGGAANVALNIQSLGATPILCSIIGDELDGETFFELLKARNISSQGIIKSRERITTVKTRVLAGSQHMLRVDSETDKALTALEQRALMDHIRNLATGCDVIIFEDYDKGVLNPAIISQTINLANELGIPTVVDPKKRNFLAYSGASLFKPNLRELKEGLKLEFDHHDLDQLSSAVNQLNAHMPVEKALITLSDRGVYLTDHVQSIHYPAHIRRIADVSGAGDTVVSIAALCEALHLSLEVQAELSNLGGGLVCQHLGVMPIEKESLLQEALKNEMILKHLTN
- a CDS encoding type II toxin-antitoxin system VapC family toxin, whose translation is MAKNVICDTDVMIDFWDVAAKRHDSTREIVENVIRLDNVLLSVVTKMELLSGALNKRDLNRLNKKLTRFNISLLSEAISIKAVELLLKYRLSHGLTFPDALIAATAIVTGLELFTYNLKDFVFIQGLKLFTPNR